The Coleofasciculus sp. FACHB-T130 genomic sequence AGCGATGGCGATCCGTTGCTTTTGTCCGCCCGATAAGCCTACACCCCGTTCTCCAACTATCGTTTCGTAACCATCGGGCAAGCTGGTAATAAAGTCATGCATTTGCGTAGCTTTTGCGACTTCAATGACTTGCTCCAAGCCTGCATCAGGCTTAGCATAAGCAATATTCTCGCGGATGGTGCCAGAGAACAGCGTGGTTTCCTGAAATACGATGCCAATATGCGATCGCAAGCTTGTCAGGGTGAAGTCCCGCACATCTCGTCCATCGATGCGAACTGACCCCGCCGTAACATCATAGAAGCGCGGAATCAGGTTGATAATGGTGCTTTTCCCGGAACCAGTCATCCCCAGAATGGCGATGAGTTCTTTCGGTTTAGTTTCAAAAGAAACACCTTTCAGGGCTTCTGTGGTGGCTCCTGGATAGCGAAACGAGACATTTTCAAATGTAATTCGACCGCCGCAAGTTTCAAAGGGGACAGCACCAGGGCGATTGCGAATTTCAATCTCTGCATCCACTACTTCATAGACTCGTTCGGCAGATGCTGCCGCTTGCGCGATCGCGGGAGCCGCAAATCCTATTAATAAAACGGGTTGAAGAATCAACAGCAAGTAAGAGTTAAACGCTACCAATTCTCCAATTGAAAACCGATTTTCAATGACCTCTGCACCGCCATAACCGATGACAACGACTGTCACCAAGTTACTGAGCAAAAAGATGAACGGAAAAGTATCGCGGATGGCGCGAATGGTCTTCATGTTGGTCACAATCAACGCATCATTCAGCGTCGTGTAACGCTTTGCTTCTGCTGATTCTCGGACAAACGCTTTTACCACTCGCACGCCCAGCAGGTTCTCTTGCAATACAGTATTCAGATTACCGAGTTGCTCCTGAACTTGCCCGAACAACCGGCTATTTTTGGTGAGAAATTGCGCCAACAACCATCCTGAGATTGGCACGACTGTTAGCGTAATCAGCGCCAGTTGCCAGTTCATTAACAGCAGGATTGTGGCAATGCTTAGAAGCGTGATGACTGCACCGATCACCTGCATCAGACTTGTACTCAGGAACGTGCGGATTTGCTCAATATCGCTCGTGACGCGAGTTAGCAGTTGCGAAGTCTGGGATTGGTCGTGGTAGCTGAAACTGAGGTTTTGAATCTTGCTGAAAATCTTGTTCCGCAGATCGTAGGCAACCCCTTGAGATGCGGTTTCTGCCCAAAAGCTTTGTCCAAAGTTAAACAACCCACGCGCGATCGCAGCAACGACCATCCATCCAGCGCTGTAAAACACAATTTGGAGGTTTCGCTGGGCAATCCCTTCATCGATTCCCCAGCGAAACAGTTGGGGAGTGACGGCATAAGCAGCCGTTAAAAGCAAGGAACTGAGCAACGCCCCTATCGAGATCCAACGGTAGGCGCTTAAACTTCCCAGCACCCGCTGAAGCGGCTGCATCGATGACTTGTTTTGGAGTTCTGATTGCTGAACCAATAGAATTTACCCTTCTGTATTTAGAAAAGTCTCTCCTGACTAAGATTAACTAAG encodes the following:
- a CDS encoding ABC transporter transmembrane domain-containing protein; the encoded protein is MQPLQRVLGSLSAYRWISIGALLSSLLLTAAYAVTPQLFRWGIDEGIAQRNLQIVFYSAGWMVVAAIARGLFNFGQSFWAETASQGVAYDLRNKIFSKIQNLSFSYHDQSQTSQLLTRVTSDIEQIRTFLSTSLMQVIGAVITLLSIATILLLMNWQLALITLTVVPISGWLLAQFLTKNSRLFGQVQEQLGNLNTVLQENLLGVRVVKAFVRESAEAKRYTTLNDALIVTNMKTIRAIRDTFPFIFLLSNLVTVVVIGYGGAEVIENRFSIGELVAFNSYLLLILQPVLLIGFAAPAIAQAAASAERVYEVVDAEIEIRNRPGAVPFETCGGRITFENVSFRYPGATTEALKGVSFETKPKELIAILGMTGSGKSTIINLIPRFYDVTAGSVRIDGRDVRDFTLTSLRSHIGIVFQETTLFSGTIRENIAYAKPDAGLEQVIEVAKATQMHDFITSLPDGYETIVGERGVGLSGGQKQRIAIARTLLTDYSILILDDSTSAVDARTAAQIQEELDRLMRQKACTTFAIAQRISTVRNADRILLMDKGRLVAQGTHEELMQNSPLYGAILESQVKRKIESGAI